One Heyndrickxia oleronia genomic window, AAGAAAGACTTAATCAAAATGGCTGAAAAAAATGCTTCTATTGCCTTAAACGAAAAGTTTGCACTTATTGAAAGGGATGAAGAACGGACCATTAAAGCAGTAGAAAATCTTGGTGAAGCGATGGGAATTTATACGCCACATCGTATTGAGGCTTTCGATAACTCAAATATCCAAGGAACAAATCCTGTATCAGCGATGGTTGTATTTATTGATGGAAAATCCGCGAAAAAAGAATATCGGAAGTATAAAATTAAAACTGTACAAGGACCCGATGATTACGAATCAATGAGAGAAGTAATTAGAAGAAGATATAGTAGGGCATTAAGAGAAGAATTACCTTTACCGGATTTAATTATTATTGATGGTGGAAAGGGACAAATTGAAGCTGCACGGGACATACTTGAAAACGAATTAGGATTATCAATACCGCTTGCTGGACTTGCAAAAGATGAAAAACATAAAACATCACAATTATTGGCTGGAAATCCTTTAGAGATGGTACCTCTACCAAGAAATAGCCAGGAGTTTTACTTACTACAAAGAATTCAAGACGAAGTCCATCGTTTCGCTATTTCATTCCATCGTCAATTAAGAGGGAAGAATGCTTTTCAATCGATTTTAGATGAGATAACAGGTATTGGTCCAAAACGTAAAAAGCAACTTCTTCGCCATTTTGGCTCGATGAAGAATATGAAAGAGGCATCAGTGGATGACTTTATAAAGCTCGGTATTCCAAAAAATGTTGCAGTCATACTAAAAGAAAAATTAGACAATTAAGGTAGTCAACTATAGAGCACTATGCTATAATGATAAAAAATTTAATACTTTTATTACTAATTTAGTGGTAGAGGTGCGAAACTAAAGAGTAAAGGCTTGGAGAATGATGAGATTCGTTGAAAAGCTTTGAAAGGGAGTTTCGCCGAAGTGAAAACAGACTCATTCTTTGTTTTCGCTGGTTCAGGGTTTAAGAAATACTGAACTGTCAAGGTATATCACCTTGGAGAGCTATCTCGCAAAGTGTTTTTTCGTAATGTTTATTATTACGTCATCACAAGCAATGAGATATCGTTCTCATTGCTTTTTTTTGTAGGGATAGGAGTTTATATCATGGGAAAGAGGGCGGATTCATTGGGAGTTGTAGTACTAAAATTTGGTGGAACCTCGGTTGGAAATGTTGAGCGTATTAAAAACACTGCAAATCGAATTTTAGATGAAAAAAAGATGGGAAATCAAGTGGTCGTTGTTGTTTCAGCAATGGGTAAAACAACCGATCAACTTGTAACTCTAGCAAAGGAACTATCAAGCTATCCAAATAAAAGGGAAATGGATATGCTATTATCGACTGGAGAGCAGGTGACAATATCACTTCTCTCTATGGCATTAGCAGAAAAAGGTCATTCAGCGATTTCATTTACAGGTTGGCAGGCAGGTATATTAACCGAATCTGTACATAGTAACGCTCGTATTATTGATATTGACCAAAAAAGGATTATTAACCAATTGGCTGAAGGGAATATTGTGATTGTTGCAGGCTTTCAAGGTGTATCAACGGATGGAGAAATTACAACTTTGGGTAGAGGTGGTTCAGATACAACTGCAGTAGCTCTGGCTGCCGCATTAGAAGCAGAAAAGTGTGTAATATATACGGATGTAACCGGTGTATATACTTCTGATCCAAGATTTATACCACAAGCAAGAAAGCTTGAAGCCATTTCCTATGATGAAATGCTAGAGCTTAGTAATTTAGGTGCAGGAGTCTTGCATTCCCGGGCTGTTGAATTTGCTAAAAATTATCAAATTCCATTAGAAGTATGTTCAAGTTTAGAAAGAGTAGCCGGTACAGTTATTGAGGAGGAAGTTACAGTGGAAAAAAGTTTAGTAGTCCGTGGAGTCGCATTTGAGGGAGATATTACAAGAATTACTATCTTTGGTTTGAAAAATAGCTTTCAAAATCTTTCATCCGTTTTTACTACATTAGCAAATAACAATATAAACGTGGACATCATTATTCAAAATCAAACAGACGGAGAGGATGCTTATCTTTCATTTTCGATAAAAAATGATGATCTACATGATACAAGTAAAATTTTAGAAGATTATCAAGAAACATTGGGTTTTGATCATTTTGAATATGAAGCTGGTCTTGCAAAAGTATCGATCATTGGTTCTGGGATGATCTCAAATCCCGGTGTAGCAGCAAAGATGTTTTCCACATTAGCTGAACAAAATATAATGATTAAAATGGTAAGTACTTCTGAAATAAAAGTATCTACAGTTATCGAAGAGCAACAGATGATTAAGGCAGTAGAATCATTACATACTGCTTTTGGTCTTGATTTAGTCGCAATGAAATAAAATAATGAAGGGTGACCTTGACGGTCACCCTTCATCATTTTAAATATCCGTATCCTTGACATCCCAACGAACAATTAATTTGATTTTTCTATGACGTTTAATGATTTCTTCATATGCCTCAGTTCTTAGCTTGCGTTGTGTTTGAATTTGTTCAGCGATAAAACCTGCTTCTAATTTAAAGCAACTTTCAGTTTTTAAATCAAATTGTCGGCTTATAATGGAACTTGTGAGTTCAAGCTCCATTCCCTTTTTATCTTCTTTTATCAAATGAAGAGATCCCCAGCCTGCTTCTTCAAAAAAGGATATTATCTCATCCATTGATACAAGAGGAAATTTTCTTGCGAGATGTTTCCCAGACCAATATAATATTTCAGGTGTTTCTTTACCAAGTATATCTGGTATCAATATATCACGAATCAATTCGTATCCAAAGGCAGGAACGCTAAGATCCAAATTTTCTGTGTTCATTTCTAATTCTGCAGAAGATTTCAAGTTATTCCCCTCTTTCTCTATGTTTATTATTATATACAAAATTTCATTTCAGTTTAATAAAAATTTTGGAAAGGAATGCAATGAAAAATTATTTTAATAATTCAAAATGATTAGTGCTGCTAGCAATAATTTACTTTATCAATGATTTATATGATTAATACAGCAAAAAAGTATTCGTATTTATGTCGAAATAATGTATACGTTTCCTTGACGGTCACTAAGAGCGGGAGTAAAATGGATATGTCACATAAATGCTATATTTTTGCGTAGGATATTCAAAAAAAATTTTTTTGAATTACTTTGCTATGCACACACGCTTTTATTAATAAGGGGGGTATAATGTGGCCGGAAATCGTGAGTTTTTAAATCGCAGATTGCATTCATTACTAGGAGTTGTGCCAATTGGAATATTCTTAATTGTCCACCTAGTTGTGAACCATTTTGCAACAGGCGGAGAAGAATCATTCAACAATGCTGTAGGCTTCATGGAAAGTCTACCATTCCTTATTTTCCTTGAAATTATTGTTATTTATTTACCTTTGCTGTTCCATGCAATTTATGGATTATACATTGCGTTTACAGCAAAAAACAATACGAGTAAATTGGGTTATTTTCGAAATTGGATGTTTCTGTTCCAACGAATTTCAGGAGTAATCGTGTTAATCTTTCTTGCATGGCACGTATATGAAACTCGAATTCAAGCAGCTTTAGGGAATGCAGAACTTAATTTCAACTTAATGGAAGATGTATTTTCAAACCCATGGATGATAGGGTTCTACATAGTTGGATTAATTGCAACTACTTTCCACTTCTCTAATGGTTTATGGTCTTTCTGTGTTAGCTGGGGAATTACACAATCTCCACGTTCACAACAAATTGCTAGTTATGTTGTATTAGTAGTATTTGTCGTATTATCAATAATTGGAATTCGTGCAATATTCGCTTTCGTATAAGAGTAAAACAGCAATAAGTAACATTCTTTTAGGAATTATGTTATGAGAAGGAGTGAGTCTTCCAGTGAGTAGAGGAAAAATCATCGTAGTCGGCGGTGGATTAGCTGGCTTGATGTCAACAGTAAAAATTGCAGAGGCAGGAAAACAAGTAGATTTATTTTCATTAGTGCCAGTCAAACGTTCTCACTCTGTTTGTGCACAAGGTGGAATTAACGGTGCAGTGAATACAAAGGGTGAAGGAGATTCACCATGGATTCACTTTGATGATACCGTTTACGGCGGAGATTTTTTGGCTAATCAGCCTCCGGTTAAAGCGATGTGTGAAGCAGCGCCAGGAATTATTCATTTATTCGATCGTATGGGTGTAATGTTTAACCGTACACCAGAAGGTTTATTAGACTTCCGTCGTTTCGGTGGAACTCAACATCACCGTACAGCTTTCGCAGGAGCAACGACTGGTCAACAGTTATTGTACGCGCTCGATGAACAAGTTCGCCGCCATGAAGTAGCAGGTCTAGTAAATAAATTTGAAGGCTGGGAATTTTTAGGGATTGTTCAAGATGATGAAGGAGTTTGTCGTGGAATTGTTGCTCAAAACTTGACATCAATGGAAATTCAAGCTTTTGAGGCAGACGCAGTTATTATTGCATCAGGTGGTCCTGGTATCATTTTCGGAAAATCCACAAACTCCATTATAAATACTGGTTCAGCTGCATCTATTGTTTACCAACAAGGTGCAACTTATGCAAATGGTGAGTTTATTCAGATCCATCCAACGGCTATTCCTGGTGATGACAAATTACGTCTCATGAGTGAATCAGCACGTGGGGAAGGTGGACGAGTTTGGACATATAAAGATGGGAAACCATGGTATTTCCTTGAAGAAAAATATCCTGCTTATGGAAACCTAGTACCTAGAGATATCGCCACTCGTGAAATTTTTAATGTGTGTGTAGATATGAAACTTGGAATTAATGGGGAAAACATGGTATATCTAGATTTATCCCATAAGGATCCACATGAGCTTGATGTAAAACTTGGTGGTATCATTGAAATATATGAAAAATTTGTTGGTGAAGACCCACATAAAGTACCTATGAAAATCTTCCCTGCTGTCCATTATTCAATGGGTGGATTATGGGTTGACTATAAACAACATACAAAGATCCAAGGCTTATTTGCTGCTGGTGAATGTGATTATTCTCAGCATGGTGGTAACCGTTTAGGAGCTAACTCCTTACTATCTGCTATTTATGGTGGTATGGTTGCTGGTCCTGAAGCAGTAAATTATATTAATGGATTAGAAAAGAGCACGGATAGCTTATCTTCTTCGATTTTCGATCAGGCTATTAAAAAAGAAGAAGAAAAATGGAATGATATTTTATCATTAGATGGTAATGAAAATGCATATCTTCTTCACAAAGAACTTGGGGAATGGATGACTGATAATGTAACGGTTGTACGTTACAATGACCGTCTTCAAAAAACTGATGATAAAATACTTGAATTGATGGAGCGCTATAATAACATCAACGTAAATGATACAGCAAAATGGAGTAACCAGGGTGCAACATTTACACGTCAGTTAAAAAATATGCTTCATCTTGCTCGTGTCATTACGATTGGTGCATTAAATCGTAATGAAAGTCGTGGTGCTCATTACAAACCGGAATTCGCAAAACGTAATGACGAAGAATGGTTAAAAACGACTATGGCTGATTTCGATGCTTCTACGAATACTCCGAAATTTAGCTACGAGGATGTAGATGTATCCCTTATTAAGCCTCGTGAACGCGACTACACTAAGAAACATTAATAACTATTAGTGTTTTACGTTATTAACTTTATGAACGCGACTATACTAAAACGAAAGAGGAGAAATAAGGATGAGTGAACAAAAAACGGTACGCTTTATTATTACTCGTCAAGATAATCCAAATTCTGCTCCGTACCAAGAAGAATTTGTATTACCGTATCGTCCAAATATGAACGTAATTTCATCATTAATGGAAATTCGTCGGAATCCAGTAAATGCAAAAGGTGAAAAGACAACACCTATTACTTGGGATATGAACTGTTTGGAAGAAGTTTGTGGCGCCTGTTCAATGGTTATAAATGGAAAGCCTAGACAGTCCTGTTCTGCTTTAATTGATAAACTGGAACAACCGATTCGTTTAGAACCAATGCGTACATTCCCAGTTATTCGTGACCTGCAAGTAGATCGCAGTCGTATGTTTGATTCCTTGAAAAAGGTAAAGGCATGGATTCCAATTGATGGTACTTATGATCTAGGTGAAGGGCCACGTATGCCAGAGAAAAAACGTCAATGGGCATATGAATTATCTAAATGTATGACTTGTGGTGTTTGCTTAGAAGCATGTCCGAATGTAAATAGCAAATCCAATTTTATTGGACCGGCTCCACTATCACAAGTTCGTTTATTTAATAGCCACCCTACAGGTGCAATGAATAAAGATGAGCGTTTAGAAGCAATCATGGGAGATGGAGGACTTGCAAACTGTGGTAACTCTCAAAACTGTGTGCAATCTTGTCCAAAAGGTATTCCTTTGACTACTTCCATCGCTTCATTAAATCGTGCAGCTACATTCCAAATGTTTAAAAACTTCTTCGGAAGCGATCATATGGTAGATTAATTTAAACGGCCGTCCACATGTGTGGGCGGCTTTTTACTTATATAACATCCCTCTATCTAACCCCGTTTTATTCCACTTCTAGCTTTTTTATGGAAATAAAAAAGAGTAAACTATAAATTTCAGAAGTTGGATTTACCTGATAATTCAGTGAAAACACTTTCCACAGAATTATTTTCTCGCTATAATAGAATAGAATGAATGGTCATTCATTTATAGGGGAGGAGAAATAAATGATGAAAAATATATCCTATATAGAAAACTTTGATGAATGGAGAAAAGGCTTTTCTTTTTATCATCCTATAACTGTTCGTTTTTCAGAAACAGATATGTTTGGTCACTTAAATAACACAGTTCCATTTACTTATTTTGAGGAGGCGAGAATTGAATTTTTAAAACAAAAAGCATTTATGCAAGATTGGATAAAGGAGACAACTCATGCAATTCCCGTTGTAGCTGATCTACAATGTGATTACATAAAGCAGGTATTTTTCGGTGAGACGCTTAATATTTTTGTTAAGGCTAATAAAGTTGGAACCTCTTCGGTAGATATTCATTATATGGCAGTAAATGAACAAAATGAAATTTGTTTTGTCGGAAGAGGTGCAATGGTTCAAATTTCAACAGAGACAGGGAAAGGAATACCTTGGACTGAAGAGGAAAAATTAAAATTAGTTAATAGTTATTAAAAATTATCAGTATTAATTTCAGTCGTAAGCTACAAAAAAATAAATAAACAGCACATTTTTCTCTTTTTCTTTTATTCCTTGCTAATACAATGTCACTCTAATTATTTCTTTCACATATGATAATCTGACAATCAAATTACCCATCCCCGCGGTTTAAAGCTGGCGAAGGCAAGGAGGGTTACAATAGTTGAAGGACAACGAATTCACACACAAACCGCTGCTTACAAAAAGAGAAAGAGAAGTGTTCGAGCTGTTAGTTCAAGATAAGACAACAAAAGAAATTGCAAGCGAATTGTTTATAAGCGAGAAAACAGTTCGAAATCATATTTCCAATGCCATGCAAAAGCTTGGAGTCAAGGGGCGTTCTCAAGCTGTAGTGGAACTTCTTCGCATGGGAGAATTAAAGCTTTAACCAAGAAACCGACTGCCAGACTGCAGTCGGTTTTGCTTTGAATTTTTAATGTGAAGCTTAATAAAAACATGCTTGAATTTTTTTAGAAAAAAGGTGACAATATTTCTAGTACTATTTAATAGATAGCTTATGAAAGTTCAGAGGAATTGATGTTTGATTCGTGGGTTTAGTAAGAATGAACCATACTTAATATCCGACTTTCAACCTCTAACTTCTAATTGATAGGGGGTTCTTCATTAATGAATAATGAAGGAAATGTACAACAACATCCAAAAGATATTGTTGCAACAATAGAAAAGGATCTGCGTTATATCTCAGCAATTATTAAGCAAAAGGGCAGGGAATTATTAAGTAATTATACGATCACGCCTCCGCAATTTGTTGCCTTACAGTGGCTATTTGAAGAAGGGGACATGACAATTGGTGAATTATCGAATAAAATGTATTTAGCATTTAGTACTACTACTGATTTAATCGATCGCATGGAAAAGAACGAATTAGTTGTGAGGGTAAAAGATCCGCATGATCGACGAGTAGTACGTATTCACCTTTTGGATAAAGGGAAACAAATGATAGATGAAGTCATTCAAAAAAGACAAGGATATTTACAAGATATTCTTTTTAATTTTTCTTCAGATGAGGTTCTTCAATTAAAAGACAGCCTCATGAAATTACATCAAGAAATGAGAGAAGAATGAGGCGAGATTTTTGAACCAACCAATCGGTATTATTGATTCAGGTGTTGGAGGATTAACGGTTGTTAAGGAAGTACTCAAACAATTACCTAATGAAAGTATTATGTACGTTGGCGATACGGCACGTTGTCCATACGGCCCCAGACCTGTAAGTGAAGTGAAAGCTTTCACATGGCAAATGACAAGATTCTTATTAAAAAGAAATATTAAAATGCTTGTTATTGCCTGTAATACTGCAACAGCAGTTGTGTTAGACGAAATTCGTTCTGAACTAAAAATCCCTGTTCTTGGAGTTATTTATCCTGGAGCAAGGGCAGCCTTAAAATTAACAAAAACATTTAAGGTTGGCATATTAGGCACGATTGGTACTATTCAAAGTGGAGCGTATGATAGAGCTTTGAAATCAATTAATAAAAAGA contains:
- a CDS encoding aspartate kinase; translation: MGVVVLKFGGTSVGNVERIKNTANRILDEKKMGNQVVVVVSAMGKTTDQLVTLAKELSSYPNKREMDMLLSTGEQVTISLLSMALAEKGHSAISFTGWQAGILTESVHSNARIIDIDQKRIINQLAEGNIVIVAGFQGVSTDGEITTLGRGGSDTTAVALAAALEAEKCVIYTDVTGVYTSDPRFIPQARKLEAISYDEMLELSNLGAGVLHSRAVEFAKNYQIPLEVCSSLERVAGTVIEEEVTVEKSLVVRGVAFEGDITRITIFGLKNSFQNLSSVFTTLANNNINVDIIIQNQTDGEDAYLSFSIKNDDLHDTSKILEDYQETLGFDHFEYEAGLAKVSIIGSGMISNPGVAAKMFSTLAEQNIMIKMVSTSEIKVSTVIEEQQMIKAVESLHTAFGLDLVAMK
- a CDS encoding helix-turn-helix domain-containing protein, with protein sequence MKDNEFTHKPLLTKREREVFELLVQDKTTKEIASELFISEKTVRNHISNAMQKLGVKGRSQAVVELLRMGELKL
- the racE gene encoding glutamate racemase; the encoded protein is MNQPIGIIDSGVGGLTVVKEVLKQLPNESIMYVGDTARCPYGPRPVSEVKAFTWQMTRFLLKRNIKMLVIACNTATAVVLDEIRSELKIPVLGVIYPGARAALKLTKTFKVGILGTIGTIQSGAYDRALKSINKKTSITSLACPKFVPLVESGEYKSAIAKKIVAETLYPIQKSDIDTLILGCTHYPLLGEIIKNVMGDQVQVISSGDETAREISTILYFRHIMNMNETTPKHHFFTTGSSSIFSNIASSWLEREIKDVETIYLGDE
- the sdhA gene encoding succinate dehydrogenase flavoprotein subunit — protein: MSRGKIIVVGGGLAGLMSTVKIAEAGKQVDLFSLVPVKRSHSVCAQGGINGAVNTKGEGDSPWIHFDDTVYGGDFLANQPPVKAMCEAAPGIIHLFDRMGVMFNRTPEGLLDFRRFGGTQHHRTAFAGATTGQQLLYALDEQVRRHEVAGLVNKFEGWEFLGIVQDDEGVCRGIVAQNLTSMEIQAFEADAVIIASGGPGIIFGKSTNSIINTGSAASIVYQQGATYANGEFIQIHPTAIPGDDKLRLMSESARGEGGRVWTYKDGKPWYFLEEKYPAYGNLVPRDIATREIFNVCVDMKLGINGENMVYLDLSHKDPHELDVKLGGIIEIYEKFVGEDPHKVPMKIFPAVHYSMGGLWVDYKQHTKIQGLFAAGECDYSQHGGNRLGANSLLSAIYGGMVAGPEAVNYINGLEKSTDSLSSSIFDQAIKKEEEKWNDILSLDGNENAYLLHKELGEWMTDNVTVVRYNDRLQKTDDKILELMERYNNINVNDTAKWSNQGATFTRQLKNMLHLARVITIGALNRNESRGAHYKPEFAKRNDEEWLKTTMADFDASTNTPKFSYEDVDVSLIKPRERDYTKKH
- a CDS encoding succinate dehydrogenase cytochrome b558 subunit, which codes for MAGNREFLNRRLHSLLGVVPIGIFLIVHLVVNHFATGGEESFNNAVGFMESLPFLIFLEIIVIYLPLLFHAIYGLYIAFTAKNNTSKLGYFRNWMFLFQRISGVIVLIFLAWHVYETRIQAALGNAELNFNLMEDVFSNPWMIGFYIVGLIATTFHFSNGLWSFCVSWGITQSPRSQQIASYVVLVVFVVLSIIGIRAIFAFV
- a CDS encoding YslB family protein, which encodes MNTENLDLSVPAFGYELIRDILIPDILGKETPEILYWSGKHLARKFPLVSMDEIISFFEEAGWGSLHLIKEDKKGMELELTSSIISRQFDLKTESCFKLEAGFIAEQIQTQRKLRTEAYEEIIKRHRKIKLIVRWDVKDTDI
- the sdhB gene encoding succinate dehydrogenase iron-sulfur subunit, translating into MSEQKTVRFIITRQDNPNSAPYQEEFVLPYRPNMNVISSLMEIRRNPVNAKGEKTTPITWDMNCLEEVCGACSMVINGKPRQSCSALIDKLEQPIRLEPMRTFPVIRDLQVDRSRMFDSLKKVKAWIPIDGTYDLGEGPRMPEKKRQWAYELSKCMTCGVCLEACPNVNSKSNFIGPAPLSQVRLFNSHPTGAMNKDERLEAIMGDGGLANCGNSQNCVQSCPKGIPLTTSIASLNRAATFQMFKNFFGSDHMVD
- a CDS encoding MarR family winged helix-turn-helix transcriptional regulator, producing MNNEGNVQQHPKDIVATIEKDLRYISAIIKQKGRELLSNYTITPPQFVALQWLFEEGDMTIGELSNKMYLAFSTTTDLIDRMEKNELVVRVKDPHDRRVVRIHLLDKGKQMIDEVIQKRQGYLQDILFNFSSDEVLQLKDSLMKLHQEMREE
- a CDS encoding acyl-CoA thioesterase, which produces MKNISYIENFDEWRKGFSFYHPITVRFSETDMFGHLNNTVPFTYFEEARIEFLKQKAFMQDWIKETTHAIPVVADLQCDYIKQVFFGETLNIFVKANKVGTSSVDIHYMAVNEQNEICFVGRGAMVQISTETGKGIPWTEEEKLKLVNSY